The Edaphobacter flagellatus sequence AAAATAGGAAGCGGCCCCGGTGTGTGTTCCATCGCGTGTGGCGGAATCAGATGCGTCGCGTGCAGCATGGCATTCGTGCCATAGAAGATCAGGAAAAAAATAGCCGTAGCGACGAGCAGGCCCCAACCTGCGCGCAGGCCATTGGAGCCGAAGAGGATAGTGGAGGCAGTGCTGCGCGGTATGGAAAGAGCTGGATCGGGGTGAAGGTTATCTTGCAACGCGGGCCTCGTTAGAAATGTTCCTGTGAGGATATACGAGTTGATGCGGAGTTCGTTCCTGCTTGGCGCAAAGGAGTGGTGCGGATATGCTAAAGGCTTCGAGCGCGGCAGCCAGAACGCTCGTCGAAGGGGTTTTCGGTTTGGAGTGTAAGGTTTTTTATCACGATAAGTGCTTCGATGGGGCGTGTTCGGCCTCGGTGTTTACGCGGTTTCATCGGGAGTGCGTGAAGTCGGTGTCGGCGTATTCGTACCAGGGACTGGTACACAGGGCTGGCGCGTTGTTTGATGAGCGAGAGTTTAGCGACGGCGAAAACGCGATCGTCGACTTTAAGTACTCGACGTCGAAGAAGGTGACTTGGTGGTTCGATCATCACCTGAGTGCATTTCTGACCCCCGAGGATCAGGCAGACTATGAGCGCGGTCAGGCGGATGGCTCGGCGACGATGCGGAAGTTTTATGACCCGAACTATACGTCGTGCACGGGGTTGATTCTCGACGTGGCAGCGAACAAGTTCGGCTTCAGCACGAAGGGGCTGGAAGAGCTGCGTTATTGGGCCGATATCGTTGACGGTGCGAAGTACGAGAGTGCAAAGGCTGCGGTGGAGATGGCCGCTCCAGCAATGAAGCTGACGATGGTGATCGAGAGCACGCAGGATGAGACGCTGGTGAAACGGCTGATTCCTCTGCTGACGGAGATGCCGCTGCAGCAGGTGCTGGATCAGCCGTTTGTGCAGGCGTTGCTTGGGCCGCTGATGGAGCGGCACTGGGCCGGGCTGGAGCTGATTCGCTCGCGGGCGACGATGGAGCGTGGAGTGATTACGTTCGACATCACCGATCATCCGACGGAGGGCTATAACAAGTTCATCCCTTACTACCTGTTCCCGGAGGGGACATACAACGTGGGGTTGAGCAAATCGAGCTTCCGCACGAAGGTGGCTGTAGGAACAAATCCATGGACGACTCTGCCTGCGGAGAAGCTGGCGAATATAGCGGATATCTGTGAGCGCTACGGTGGCGGTGGACATGCGCGCGTGGGAGCGGTAAGCTTTCCGCCGGACTGTGAAGATGAAGCTCGCAAAGCGGCTGCTGAGATTGTGGCGGAGCTAAGGGGCAGGGAAGTTACGGACTGATTTCACCGTACTTCCAGTCAGCGGGCAACCGCAGCGCGGTTCGTAGACCTCTGAACGATAGGGAGGGTGCGATGAATCCTGTGATCTGGGGCGGTGTTGTCGTTCTTTTGCTGATCTTCGTCGTAGTTGTGACGATGGGCAAGACAAGGTGGGGGCGTTCTGAGTTGGACCAAAGAGCTAGCGTCCCCGGAAGTAAGGGCCGTGTGAGTGGCGGCGACGATTAGTGCGTAGAAATAAGAAGCGGTCAGTGGAGGATCTCCGCTGACCGCTTTGAGTTGATGTGTGCTTTGCTGAGCTATGGCTTGAGCCGTGTAAACAGATTCAGCTTGCTGATGTCATTGAAGATGACCAGCGCGGCAAAGACCAGGATGCAGACGAAGGCGACTTGATAGACGCGCTCCTTGAGCTGCTGGTTGAGGTCGCGGCGCAGGAGCGATTCGACGAGGAGGAAGAGGATCATGCCTCCGTCGAGGATCGGGATCGGCAGCAGGTTGAAGATGCCGAGATTGATGGAGATGTAGGACATCAACCCAACCAGGGGCATCCAGCCAGGCATCGAAGCGGCCTGGTGAATCTGCTGGCCGATGCCGATGGGGCCTGAAAGCGAGCGCACCGAAACCTGACGGGTGAACATGCGCTTGACGACCTCAACAATCAGCAGCGAGTTCTTCTTGTTGTAGTCCCACGAGGCGACGACGGCCTTATCGAAGGGCAGCCGCTCGACTTTGACGGGAGGAGCTACGGGACGGAATCCGATGCGATAGTCCTTGGTGCCGTCGCCAACTTCAGCAAGCTCGGGAGTCAGCTGTACAGGAATATTGCGGCCGTCGCGAAGCACAACCAGCGAGGCGGGCTTACCGGCCTGATCCTGCAGGTAAGAGAGCAGAGCAAGAACCGAATGAAAGTGGAACCCGTCGATGGTGACGATCTGGTCGTGGGGCTGTAGCCCTGCGCGCATGGCAGGCATGTTGGGCTCGAGAGTATCGATCTGGACCGGGGCATCCTGCATTTTGGGGATGAGTCCGATGCGGTCGAGTGAGAAGTTCTCGGCGCCGCCCTTGGCTTCGACGAAAAGCTTGGTATCAACGCGCTGTCCGTCGTGCATGTAGGAGAAGGCGATGGTCTGGTTGAGGTTCAGCAGCGAACGAATCGCGACCTGGTCCCAGGTGGGGTTTTCGACGGTGTCGTAGTGAACGATGAGATCGCCGGAACGGATGCCGGTATGTTCAGCCGGAGTGTTGGGCGAAATGTAGTCCGCCTGGGCCGGGGCTGAGAGATACTCCTGCACCTCGTTGTGCAGCATGTAGACACCGGTCATCAGCGCCAGCGCCAGGATGAAGTTGGCAAAGGGGCCTGCAAGTGCGACGAGGATGCGCTGCCAGCGCGGATGCGCGTTAAAGTCGCCAGGATCGGTCGGTGCTTCGCCGGGGTTGTCGCCCGCCATCTTGACGTACCCGCCGAGGGGAAGCAGCGAGACACGGTAGTCGGTATCGCCGCGGCGGAAGCCGAAGAGGCGTTTGCCGAAGCCGATGGAGAAGGTCTCGACGCGGATACCGCAGAGTTTGGCCACGGCAAAGTGGCCAAACTCATGCACAAGAACCATGATGCCGAGCACGATGCCTAGCTGAATAATTGTCGACATAAGAGAGAGTAGGGGACCTCGTTCGGGACGCTTTGCGCTTTATCGTACACCGGCAAGCTGGTTGGCGATCACTTCCCGCGCCGTGACCCGGGCCTGAAGATCGGCTTCGAGCACATGAGAGATAGACGCAGGATGCCCCCCCGGCGTTTGCAGCAGCACCTGCTCTATTGTACGCGGAATGCCAAGGAAGGGGATACGTCCTTCGAGGAAGGCAGCGACGGCGATTTCGTCGGCGGCGTTGAGGGCGATGCAGGCATTGCCGCCGGTTTCGGCAGCTTCGTAGGCGAGGCGGAGACAGGGGAAGCGATTGAGGTCGGGTGCGGAAAAGTCCAACTGGCTCAACTTAGCCAGGTCGAATTTGAGCCCTGGTGCAGGGGTGGCGTCGACGCGTTCGGGGTAAGCCAGAGCATAGAGGATAGGCAGCCGCATATCGGTGACGGAGATCTGCGCAAGGATGCTGCCGTCGATGAACTCAACCATCGAGTGGACAGTTGACTGCGGATGGATGGTGACGCGAACCTGCGCAGGGGGCAGGGAGAAGAGTCGGCAGGCTTCGATGACCTCAAAGCCTTTATTCATCATCGTCGCCGAGTCGATGGTGATGCGCTGGCCCATGACCCAGGTAGGGTGCTTGAGTGCCTGGGCCGGGGTAATGTGCTCAAAGTCAGCTAGCGGGGTATTGCGGAAGGGGCCTCCGGAGGCGGTAAGCCACACCTGCTGAACCTCACGCGGAGTACCGCCGCTCATGCATTGGTGGACGGCGTTGTGTTCGGAGTCGATGGGCAGCAGGGCAACGTTGTGCTCTTTGGCTGCTGCCATGATGAGCTCGCCCGCAGCGACGAGGCACTCCTTGTTGGCGAGGCCGATGGTCTTACCTGCCTTGACGGCGGCATAGGTAGCTTCAAGACCGGCGACACCGACGATGGCCGAGACGACAAAATCGACTGCAGGCAACGTGGCGATGTGAACCGTTCCAGCGGTGCCGTGGACGACCTCAATACCAGTGATGCCCGCGCTCTTCAGACGCTGCTGCAGTTGTCCGGCAAGCTCTTCGGTAGCGATGGAGATCACCTGCGGACGCCAACGCTCGCATTGCGCGAAGGCCACATCGAGGTTTTGCCCAGCGGCAAGAGCGATGGGCTGGTAGCGGTCAGGGAAGGATTCGCAGATGGAGAGCGTGGAGGTACCGATGGAGCCGGTCGAGCCGAGGATGGCGAGCTTTTTCACGTGGTCTATTTTCTCAGATCGGGGCTGGCAGAAGGCTTAGAACCGTCCCAGGTTGAAGCGGTCTTTGAGCAGCAGGGCGAGCCAGAGCACGGGGGCGGCGACCAGCAGTGCGTCTATGCGATCGAGGATGCCTCCGTGGCCGGGCAGCATGGTGCCGGAGTCCTTGACGCCTGCACCGCGCTTGACGGCGGATTCAAGCAGATCGCCGACCTGCGCCGCAACATTGAGCACGGCGGCAAGCAACAGCGTCTGCCAGATGGGTTCCGTGATGTGGAGGATGAGGTTGCCCCGCGCGGTGAGGAAATCGCCGATCCAGATGACGAGTCCTGCGGCGGCCAGGCTACCGGCGATGGAAGCGATGGAGCCCTCCCAGGTTTTGCCGGGGCTGAGTCGCGGGGCCAGCTTGTGCTTGCCAAAGGCCTTGCCGACGTAAAGTGCGGCGATGTCCCCAGCCCAGACGCAAACCATCAGGAAGACGACAAGCGCAGGGCCGTCCTCCTGCTTCCAGAGTAGAGGGACGAGCGTGAGCGGATAGGCGATCCAGATAAGTCCGAAGAGGCCCTGCGCCGTATCCGGCAGGACCTGAACGAGGGGTGCCCGGAAGCCGTTCCAGGCAAAGAGCAGCAGCGCAAGGGCGCTAAGGACGGGGAGCTGGGCTTCGACGGGGAAGTTAGGCAGGGTGACGACGAAGGCCATGGCCGTGGCGATCGCCATCCACCAGACGGGAATGCGGAGATGCGCGCCATGAGCTTCGGCACCGACAGAGGCCAGCTTGAGGTATTCGTAGGCGGCCAGTTCTGCGACGATGGCGGCGGCCAGGGTGATCATCCAGAGCTGGCCGAAGAAGAGAAGGGCGAAGACGGCGAGGATGAGAACGGTCGCGGTAAGGATTCGTTTCATTGGCGATCCTGACAAGTATATCCATCATTGAAAACAAAACACTTTAGAATTATCTTGACATATAAAGATATATCTTGATATGTTCTGGATTAGATGGAGGTACATCTTATGTTTCATACAAATTTCAAAGGCTTTCGTGGTGGATGCGATCCCCATGAGGCCAAGCAGCAATTTTTTGAGAGGATGCACGAAGCGCGCGAACGTTTCGGCGCCGGTTTTGGCGAGTTTGGCCGTGGACGTCACGGCCGCGGTCGCGGTTTTGGTGGCCCCTGGGGAGGCCGGATGTTCGGCGGGCAGGACCTGCGTTATGTGATCCTGCAGCTGATCTCCGAGAAGCCCAGTTACGGCTACGAGATCATCAAGTCGATCCAGGACAAGCTGGGTGGCACCTACGCTCCAAGCCCGGGGATCGTCTATCCGATGTTGACGATGCTCGAAGAGATGGGCTGGGCAAGCGTCGCTCAGGAGGGCGCACGGAAGCTCTACTCGATTACCGAGGAGGGAGCCAAGGCGCTGGCCGCGAACAGAGCGATGGTCGATGCGCTGTTCGCCCGGATGGACCATACGCGCAGCGAATATGCCAGGCAGCGTCCGCAGCAGATTGAACGTGCCGTCGAAAATCTGCGTATGGCGCTGCGGATGAAGATGTCGTCGCTGACGGCGGAGCAGATCAACGCGGTTACCGACATTATCGATGCGGCAGCCAAGCAGATTGAGAGAGTGTGAGATGAGTCGCTATCGCTACCGGATCACGGTAGAGAAGCTTGCTGATGCGAAAGGTGAGGCTGTGCGTGGCCAGAGCCTCACCTTTTATGCAGTCAACCACGATGACATCCTGGAGATTGTGGAGAAGCTGGAATCGCGGCTGCCGTTTGATGCCGGAACCGCGGCCTCGCTTGGTGTGGGGCTGAAGCTCTTCAGCGGGGTTACGCTGACGTACCGCAATCACCCGATCTTCACGGACATTCACCCTGCACTCAGCGAGTTTATCCAGCAGCTAAAACGGCAGCCGGAGATACAGCCGGCAAGTTAGCGGCGAGTCAGCTCGCGGGGTGGGGCGAGTTCGTTGGCAATTTCGTTTTCGAGCTCGGAGACAGGCTGCAGCGAGTCAATCTTCTCGTCAGAGTTGTCGTTGAGTCCCCCGAAACGCCGGTCGCGACGCTGGTAGTCGGCGATGGCCTCAAGCAGGTGGACGCCGCGGAAGTCGGGCCAGAGACGATCGGTAATGAAGATCTCGGAGTAGGCGATCTGCCAGAGCAGGAAATTGGAGATACGCTGCTCGCCCGAAGTACGGACGATCAGGTCGGGGTCGGGCATGTCGGCCGTGTAGAGCGCACGGGAGATGGTGGACTCCTCGAGCGAATCCAGAGCGCCGGCGCCGAGCAGATCTTCCACGGAGCAGCCGCGTGTGTGGGCTTCGGTGGTGAGGTCGGTCAGGATACGACGGACGGCGTCAACAATCTCTGAGCGCGCGCCATAGTTGAGCGCCAGCGTGAGGGTGGTGCCGCTGTTCTTCGCTGTGGATTCCATGGCCCACTGCATCGTCTCCTGGACCTCTTGCGGCAGATCGTAGGTGCGGCCGATATAGTTCATGCGGACGTTGTTGTCGTTCATCCGCTTGACGTTGCCGATGAGATAGTTCTTCAGCAGCTTCATCAGGAAGGTGACTTCGGACTTAGGCCGCTTGAGATTGTTCTCCAGCGAGAAAGCATAGAGGGTGAGGAAGGGAAGATTGATGCGCGAGGCGGTTTCGACGACATACTGCACGCTCTCAGCGCCCTGCTGATGGCCCAGAAAACGCTTGAGCGCACGCTTACCCGCCCAGCGGCCATTGCCATCCATGATGATGGCGATGTGCTGCGGGAGACGTGAGGGATCGAGCTGCCGGTAGACGGCCTGCTCTTCAGAAGAGAGCTCGTGCACGCGGCTGGGGGAAGTGGGGGGCAAATCTACCTCTCAAAGGTTGACGCTAGCACACCGGAGTGGGCTTCGCAACGAACTGGAGGCGTAATACCAGACAAAAGGACGGAGGGTGCCGCACCCTTCCATGGAAAGACAGTCAGATGCGGCACGGAGGTATGTTTCTACGGTGCTTCTCTTGCTCTAGGCCGTGCGGCGACGGCCAGCGGCCAGCTCGCGTACGTGATTGAGGAAGATGGAGCGCTGCAGGGAATCGAGCTGCGAGACGTAGGCTGCGATCTCGGCCAGGAACGGATCGTTCATCAGCACGGCGGTCTCGTCGCGATGACGCGTGCTGGGATCGCGCAGCAGGGTGGAGATGTCCACCTGCAGGGCCTTCGCCAGACGATCGAGCGAGGAGAGGGTCGGCATCGCCTTGCCATTCTCGATCTTCGAGATATACGTACGCGGCACGTTCATGCGAGCCGCAAGCTGACGCTGCGACAGGTTACGAACATGACGCAGATCACGAACCGCAGTAGCGACCTGAAGGCCTTCTGCTGCTGGCGTGGATTGTGGAACGATGGACAGCGGGGCTGCAACCGGCTCAGGCTCTTCGACCTCGAGCGATTTGTGGCAGCGGCGGCACAGTGAATTTGCTGTACGAAACTGCACCAGGCTGCAGTGGTCACAGCGCAATACCTCGCGCTGCTCGACGGGTGCCATCATAGTTGCCATAAGTTGTCTTAACGCGGGCGGACCCAGAGCAAGGAACCGCAGCGCATGTCCGATAACGGAGCAGTGCGATGTGCCTAGATTGACACCGGGTTACTGGATAGTCAAGAGAAACCCGTTGATTATTAGCATAAAAACCGGTAAAAACCGGAAAGGAACCAAAGTAGTAACTTGGATCGAGAAGGCAAGTTGTGGTGTGAGCTGCAGGAGAGCGCATGGGATTTGGCAGGCAAGAGGCGCAGGCGTTGCTCGAGGAGTGGACGAAAGGCGAGTCGTTGCGCAAGCATGGGCTGGCCGTTTCGGTGTGTACAGAGTCTTATGGCCGCCGTGAGGCAGCGCGTCTCGGAATAAGCGGCGCAGAGGCAGATGCCTTTGCCGAGCCGTATGCCTGTGCTGGGCTACTACATGACATGGACTATGAGCGGCACCCTTCGCTCGAGGAGCACCCCTTTGTCGGCGTGAAGTATCTGCGCGAGCAGGGATGGCCGGAGCCGGTGCTGCGTGCCATTCTGGCTCATGCTGACTACTCGGGTGTGCCACGAGAGTCGCATCTGGAAAAGGCGCTCTTCGCCTGCGACGAGCTTGCAGGGTTCCTGACAGCCTGCGCGTTGGTCAAGCCGACGAAGTCGATCCACGATGTCGAGGTGGCAGGCGTGAAGAAGAAGATGAAGGACAAAGCCTTCGCCCGTGCAGTGAAGCGAGAAGACATTACGGGAGGAGCGGAGCTGCTGGGGATCCCGCTGGAGGAGCATCTGGGGAATTGTCTGAGGGCGATGCAGGAGCGGGCGGGAGAGTTGGGGCTGGCGGGGAGTGAGGCGACAACTTAGCGAGTGAGCAAATCAGTAGTAGAGGAGATGCGGCTGATATGGTTGCTGGCTAGAGCGTTGCTTGTTTCCTCAACGGAACCGGGCAATTCTACTGCCCGCGTTGCGTCCTCAATCACAACGCACTCAAACCCAGCCGTCGTCCCATCAACTGCTGAGTACCGCACACAGAAGTCATAAGCCAGTCCGCAGAGGAATAGCCGTTTCAGTCCACGTTCGCGAAGATAGCCTGCCAGGCCGGTCGGTGTCTTGTGGTCGTCTTCCAGAAAAGCAGAGTAGCTGTCGATCTCGCGGCGAAAGCCTTTGCGCAGGATGAGCTCGGCATGAGGGATGCTGAGTCCGGGGTGCAGCTCGGCTCCTGGAGTCCCCTGCACGCAGTGATCGGGCCAAAGGGTCTGCTTGCCGTACGCGACATCAACCGTGGTGAAGGGAGCAGCGCCAGGATGGCTGGAGGCGAAGGAGATGTGGCCGTGCGGGTGCCAGTCCTGCGTGAGGACGACGTGCTCAAAGCGCCGCGCCAGCTGGTTGATGACGGGGACAACCTGATCTCCGCCCGCGACAGCGAGGGCTCCACCGGGGCAGAAATCGTTCTGCATATCGATGACGAGTAGTACGTCTGTAGGGACGAGTTGCATCTGCCTAAAGTCTGGCATATCCGAGGGGGTTCATTGAAAGAAATTCTCGAGACATCCTCTAGACCTCTGCGAGTTGCTGCGATGTAATTCTGCTATGCAGACAGTAGAGAGGTTCACTGCGCAGCAGCCTACAGACAGGCTGTTGAAGCGGTTATTCTGGCCCCGAATCGCGACCCGGCGCGATGTTGACCTGATCGGTCAGCAGGGCTTCTGGATCTGCGTCGTCGTGGCTTCGGTCTGGACGGTTGGCTCATTCTTCACAGCGCATGTAGTGCTTGGTCTACTGGTGGGTGCGACGTATTTTCTGGCCGCGATCGGCGTAAGAGTACATAGCATTCCCGCTGCATGGCTTGCGTTTTTCTGTCTGTTTCTCGATCGTGTCGCCACGGTTGAGGCCTGGGCACTTGGAGTGCCTGGAGGCGGCAGGCCAACGGTGGGCATTCTCGCAACGATCCTGCTCCTGATGAATATTCGCGCGACGATTCTTGCCCGGCGGTGGTTGTCTGTAGCAGTCGAATCGGTCGACGCGCAATCTTCGGCGACGTTTCTCGGAAAATTTGTGAATGAGTGGCCGGTATTGCTGTGGCCGCGGGTGCGTTATGTGTTTTACCCACTTGCGAGCATAGTAATCCTGACCTCGGTGACGGCGATCTTCTGGCTGCCGCGAATGAAAGGACTATGAGGACAACGGCATTACTTGCCCGCAGTATTCTGGATGGTTTTGATTCTGATATCGCTCTGCGTGCACGCCTTATCTTTGCAGATGCCTGCAATCCAGATTTCGCCTGAGCCAAGCATCGCTCCCCGGTAGTTGACGAAGAGGTTCTCGTACTTCTGCTTCTCAATCACATCGGCGATGTGGGGCGTCACGATCTTGTCGTAGCTGGCTACGAAAGCTTTGGGTGTGGCTATTCGCATCATGGTTTTTGTATGCGGATTGATGGTGATGGGAAAGCTCACCATCGCGGCGACGGCTTGTGTGTCGTGCTTGTCGACAGCCTGTTGGAGCGCGGTAAACATCTGCTGAAATTTAGCTGGATCGCCGACGTTGGTCTTGATGGACTGGTCTATGTCGGCGCGGCTTTGCGCGCGGATAGGTCCGGCCAGTGCAATCACGAGTTCAAGAGTTGTACAAAAACGTGCGAACGTCATGCATTCTCCTTTGCCGCAGCAATCTTGCAGCAATAGAGTACACGCCACTGGCTGGGGTTGAAGCGCGCATAAAGCCGAAGATGCTATGCTGACGAGTCTTATGGTGATGGGATGGTGCAATGGCTGAAGTGGTGAAGTCGGAGGCGGTTCTGGAGTCGAAGCTGGATACAAAGTCGTCACGGTTTACTACGAACCGCGCCGCGCTGCTGGCGCTGTTAGGAGGGATCGGCGAGCAGGAGGCCGCGATTCGACAGGGCGGAGGCGCCAAAGCCGCCGAAGCACAGCGCGCCAAGGGCCGCCTGACGGTGCGTGAGCGGCTGACGCTGCTGCTGG is a genomic window containing:
- the rseP gene encoding RIP metalloprotease RseP; the encoded protein is MSTIIQLGIVLGIMVLVHEFGHFAVAKLCGIRVETFSIGFGKRLFGFRRGDTDYRVSLLPLGGYVKMAGDNPGEAPTDPGDFNAHPRWQRILVALAGPFANFILALALMTGVYMLHNEVQEYLSAPAQADYISPNTPAEHTGIRSGDLIVHYDTVENPTWDQVAIRSLLNLNQTIAFSYMHDGQRVDTKLFVEAKGGAENFSLDRIGLIPKMQDAPVQIDTLEPNMPAMRAGLQPHDQIVTIDGFHFHSVLALLSYLQDQAGKPASLVVLRDGRNIPVQLTPELAEVGDGTKDYRIGFRPVAPPVKVERLPFDKAVVASWDYNKKNSLLIVEVVKRMFTRQVSVRSLSGPIGIGQQIHQAASMPGWMPLVGLMSYISINLGIFNLLPIPILDGGMILFLLVESLLRRDLNQQLKERVYQVAFVCILVFAALVIFNDISKLNLFTRLKP
- the pncA gene encoding bifunctional nicotinamidase/pyrazinamidase codes for the protein MPDFRQMQLVPTDVLLVIDMQNDFCPGGALAVAGGDQVVPVINQLARRFEHVVLTQDWHPHGHISFASSHPGAAPFTTVDVAYGKQTLWPDHCVQGTPGAELHPGLSIPHAELILRKGFRREIDSYSAFLEDDHKTPTGLAGYLRERGLKRLFLCGLAYDFCVRYSAVDGTTAGFECVVIEDATRAVELPGSVEETSNALASNHISRISSTTDLLTR
- a CDS encoding HD domain-containing protein produces the protein MGFGRQEAQALLEEWTKGESLRKHGLAVSVCTESYGRREAARLGISGAEADAFAEPYACAGLLHDMDYERHPSLEEHPFVGVKYLREQGWPEPVLRAILAHADYSGVPRESHLEKALFACDELAGFLTACALVKPTKSIHDVEVAGVKKKMKDKAFARAVKREDITGGAELLGIPLEEHLGNCLRAMQERAGELGLAGSEATT
- a CDS encoding PadR family transcriptional regulator, producing the protein MFHTNFKGFRGGCDPHEAKQQFFERMHEARERFGAGFGEFGRGRHGRGRGFGGPWGGRMFGGQDLRYVILQLISEKPSYGYEIIKSIQDKLGGTYAPSPGIVYPMLTMLEEMGWASVAQEGARKLYSITEEGAKALAANRAMVDALFARMDHTRSEYARQRPQQIERAVENLRMALRMKMSSLTAEQINAVTDIIDAAAKQIERV
- a CDS encoding DHH family phosphoesterase — protein: MECKVFYHDKCFDGACSASVFTRFHRECVKSVSAYSYQGLVHRAGALFDEREFSDGENAIVDFKYSTSKKVTWWFDHHLSAFLTPEDQADYERGQADGSATMRKFYDPNYTSCTGLILDVAANKFGFSTKGLEELRYWADIVDGAKYESAKAAVEMAAPAMKLTMVIESTQDETLVKRLIPLLTEMPLQQVLDQPFVQALLGPLMERHWAGLELIRSRATMERGVITFDITDHPTEGYNKFIPYYLFPEGTYNVGLSKSSFRTKVAVGTNPWTTLPAEKLANIADICERYGGGGHARVGAVSFPPDCEDEARKAAAEIVAELRGREVTD
- a CDS encoding helix-turn-helix domain-containing protein, with amino-acid sequence MATMMAPVEQREVLRCDHCSLVQFRTANSLCRRCHKSLEVEEPEPVAAPLSIVPQSTPAAEGLQVATAVRDLRHVRNLSQRQLAARMNVPRTYISKIENGKAMPTLSSLDRLAKALQVDISTLLRDPSTRHRDETAVLMNDPFLAEIAAYVSQLDSLQRSIFLNHVRELAAGRRRTA
- a CDS encoding 1-deoxy-D-xylulose-5-phosphate reductoisomerase, with translation MKKLAILGSTGSIGTSTLSICESFPDRYQPIALAAGQNLDVAFAQCERWRPQVISIATEELAGQLQQRLKSAGITGIEVVHGTAGTVHIATLPAVDFVVSAIVGVAGLEATYAAVKAGKTIGLANKECLVAAGELIMAAAKEHNVALLPIDSEHNAVHQCMSGGTPREVQQVWLTASGGPFRNTPLADFEHITPAQALKHPTWVMGQRITIDSATMMNKGFEVIEACRLFSLPPAQVRVTIHPQSTVHSMVEFIDGSILAQISVTDMRLPILYALAYPERVDATPAPGLKFDLAKLSQLDFSAPDLNRFPCLRLAYEAAETGGNACIALNAADEIAVAAFLEGRIPFLGIPRTIEQVLLQTPGGHPASISHVLEADLQARVTAREVIANQLAGVR
- a CDS encoding DUF3861 domain-containing protein, with the protein product MSRYRYRITVEKLADAKGEAVRGQSLTFYAVNHDDILEIVEKLESRLPFDAGTAASLGVGLKLFSGVTLTYRNHPIFTDIHPALSEFIQQLKRQPEIQPAS
- a CDS encoding phosphatidate cytidylyltransferase, yielding MKRILTATVLILAVFALLFFGQLWMITLAAAIVAELAAYEYLKLASVGAEAHGAHLRIPVWWMAIATAMAFVVTLPNFPVEAQLPVLSALALLLFAWNGFRAPLVQVLPDTAQGLFGLIWIAYPLTLVPLLWKQEDGPALVVFLMVCVWAGDIAALYVGKAFGKHKLAPRLSPGKTWEGSIASIAGSLAAAGLVIWIGDFLTARGNLILHITEPIWQTLLLAAVLNVAAQVGDLLESAVKRGAGVKDSGTMLPGHGGILDRIDALLVAAPVLWLALLLKDRFNLGRF
- a CDS encoding isoprenyl transferase, with the translated sequence MPPTSPSRVHELSSEEQAVYRQLDPSRLPQHIAIIMDGNGRWAGKRALKRFLGHQQGAESVQYVVETASRINLPFLTLYAFSLENNLKRPKSEVTFLMKLLKNYLIGNVKRMNDNNVRMNYIGRTYDLPQEVQETMQWAMESTAKNSGTTLTLALNYGARSEIVDAVRRILTDLTTEAHTRGCSVEDLLGAGALDSLEESTISRALYTADMPDPDLIVRTSGEQRISNFLLWQIAYSEIFITDRLWPDFRGVHLLEAIADYQRRDRRFGGLNDNSDEKIDSLQPVSELENEIANELAPPRELTRR